TCCTCGGCTTCTTCAACCGATTCGATCGCCTCTCCTTCCAGCCCACTCTGGATGCCCCCGACCGTGTCCCTCTCGGGCCCTTCCCCTTTCAGCGCGATGACGGCGACTACTTCGTCTCCCTCGGATGCCGCCATGGCCTCCTACTCGTTTTCCTTCCGGGGATTCTCGAGGTCCTTGTGTGGGACCCCGTCGCCGGCGACCGGCACCGGGTGGCCATTCCCCCGGTGGTCGCGGAACGTGCGGCGGAGATTGGGGTCGGCGGGGCGGTGTATCGCCCTCCGGGAGACGTCCAACATTTCCAGGTGGTCTTGGCGGTGACAGACGGCCACGGCGCACAACCTAGACGAGCGCTCGCCTGCGTTTACTCGTCAAAGACCGGCGTATGGGGAAGTCTCATCTCGACACCGCTCCCATACCAGGCTCATGGATCTCAGTTTTCCGCCATCGTTTGTGCCGAGGACGCTGCGCTGGCTGGAGATTCCCTTTACTGGCCGCTTGCCGGGAAATTGAATGGAATTCTCGAGTTTGATCTGGAGAAGCAGAGGCTAGCTGTGATACGGGTGCCGGTGCATATGTGGGGCGAGCGGGAGCGGAATGGCTTCAAGCTTGTGCGGGCAGAGGGTGGTGTGCTAGGTTTCCTCTTCATATCACACTCAGACTGCTGTGCCCCACAGTTATGGAAGAGGATAACTGGTTGTGATGGTGTTGCTTCATGGGTGCTTGCAAGAACTATTCAACTGGACAAGCTACTTTCCCTGAAACCAGAGGAGAAAGGGGGCATAGAGATGGTAGGGTTTGCTCAAGACAATAATGTGTTGTTGTTGCGAACGGTTATCGGCCTCTTCATGATCCATCTTGAGTCACTGAAGTTCAAGAGGCTTTCCAACACTACGACCGTTTCTCGCTATTTTCCATTCGAAAGTGTCTACACTGCAGGTAATACCATGCCCTACACTAAGGTTAGAAAAAAACCAAGTTATGTGTCGATAATTGGCTGATGAAATTATGGTCACATCATTTTGTGTTAAGCCAACAATTTTAAGTAGTGTCACATATCATTTATTTCTTTCGCTGCTTCATGGCCTCTTCAGCGTATAGCGATTTTGATTCTGTTATGATGCTCATGTGTGTGCtttttatgtgatggttatatatGGATTCACATATTTTACCTATAGTTATTATAGGCTATAGCTAGTGTTTGTTATGTTTTTTATGTCACCAGTTTGGCTTCCGTACCTAGGTGATGGGCTGTCATCGATGATGCATTCAACATATATGTGGCGATGTTCTTATGTTatcatattattattattatcattGAACTATGTTGTTCCAGTCAGAAATAGCAAACTGTTTCTATCAGTTCATTATATGAATATCTATACATAAAACTGAACACCAAGATTAGCAAATTCACTGAACTATATTTCACCGTTGCCTGCCTATTGACATATGCAAGAATTTTATAAACTTACTTTTAGTGTATAACTGCTGCGAAGTTTTTCTCAAGATAAAATACCTATCAGTTGGAAGTTGAAGACAACATGAAAAACTAGCTTGAACCAACTGAAATGTCAAATAGGCAGCTCAATAGGTACATTTGGAAGCTTCAAACTTAGTTCTATTTCTTTCATTCTATATTATTATGTCTGCCAATCTTGCAATGATCTTAAATCAATAAtgaaaaattcaaataattgtTCACAGTTAATCTTAACACTTCAAAAGAGTCTGTTGCGAGTGGATAATCTAAATCTGAATAGACACATCACTTGTCCTAATGCTGTATCAAAACTATGCTTGTTTTTCAAGATACAGCTATGAGTTTATCTAAATATCTCCTTGATGCCTCCTCATATCTGTTTGGCTTTTTGTTGGAATGACATTGGTTGTTTAACTTCTTATGCTTGCAGTAACAGGCATTGGTGGTAGACATGATGCATCTGATGTTATGCACAATAAATAAGGCGATTGTCTGGTTAAATACTCTGTTCTGATGTACTGGCTGAGCAGGTAATCGCATCTTCTGCATGTATGTTGACTTGTTAGGAATGCAAACTGTTCCTTCAAATAAATGTAACGATTTCCTTTTTACTGCCATTTCAAGTACCAAATTGCAAGAGAGGACTCTACAACTTTTTGCTGAGCTAGTCTGTTGCCCACCTGGTCACCTCCTATGCTCTGAGCTGCATCTTGAATCTTTTCTCGATGCACTGTTTCCTCATCCTTTCCTCATCCTTCCTCAGCAGTTTTCCGTTCTCTTCCATTCGcctccacccacccacccacctgCCTTCAGTTTTATTTACTTACATTTAACCCCTCTCTACTGGATGTGTTCTTTCACTCGCTTCCACACCCATCCGGCTGACTTGCTTTCAGTTCAACTCCTCGTAAGTACTCCCCCATTTCCTTCTGGTAGTGTCAGGTTCTTCTCCCTCTAGCCCCTGCAATGACTGATAAACTAGGACCCTTCCCCATCCCCTGATTATGTATATGCTTGTGCCTTCTCAGAGATGAGAATATTATTATGATAAGTAGTAGCAAATGTACGAGTGAGGTGTTTTGCCTCCCAGGATCATCTGCACCTGTGCTCAAtacaaaaatcaaaacaaatactagaaaatttcaaacaattccaattttttttggcatggtagataatttggtgcgtgatgtccgctccaaatttcaaatcatttgggcatctgagtagctctcggcaaaaaagacaaatttagGGTCTGTTAAATAGTGTACTGTTCATATACTGTTCTGACCCAATTTGTCTTTTTCGCT
The sequence above is a segment of the Aegilops tauschii subsp. strangulata cultivar AL8/78 chromosome 6, Aet v6.0, whole genome shotgun sequence genome. Coding sequences within it:
- the LOC109784915 gene encoding uncharacterized protein, whose amino-acid sequence is MSSPRRRHCRRSPAASPLEDDDLLSEILLRLPPQPSALPRASAVCRRWRGLVSDPRFRRRFRLRHRRNPPLLGFFNRFDRLSFQPTLDAPDRVPLGPFPFQRDDGDYFVSLGCRHGLLLVFLPGILEVLVWDPVAGDRHRVAIPPVVAERAAEIGVGGAVYRPPGDVQHFQVVLAVTDGHGAQPRRALACVYSSKTGVWGSLISTPLPYQAHGSQFSAIVCAEDAALAGDSLYWPLAGKLNGILEFDLEKQRLAVIRVPVHMWGERERNGFKLVRAEGGVLGFLFISHSDCCAPQLWKRITGCDGVASWVLARTIQLDKLLSLKPEEKGGIEMVGFAQDNNVLLLRTVIGLFMIHLESLKFKRLSNTTTVSRYFPFESVYTAVTGIGGRHDASDVMHNK